A window of Aeromicrobium sp. Root236 contains these coding sequences:
- a CDS encoding ABC transporter substrate-binding protein gives MSAGVVLASGLAACGSSSDSGSGGSGGSGDITMGFAQVGAESGWRTANTKSIQASAKDAGIKLKFSDAQQKQENQIKAIRSYIQQKVDVIAFSPVVETGWDTVLQEAKRAKIPVILTDRAVDSKDKSLYKTFLGSDFVLEGNKAGQWVVDNAATNDVNKDGKINVVEIQGTTGAAPAIDRKKGFEDKIKADPKIKIVASQTGDFTRDGGKKTMEAFLKSQKDIDVVFAHNDDEGLGAIEAIEAAGKKPGVDIKIVTIDAVKDGMTALSEGKINYIVECNPLLGPQLMDLAKKVVAGEDVPARVETKEGEFDQAQAKAALPSRQY, from the coding sequence GTGAGCGCGGGCGTAGTCCTGGCCAGCGGCCTGGCTGCCTGTGGCAGCAGCAGTGACAGCGGATCCGGCGGCTCGGGAGGCTCCGGCGACATCACCATGGGCTTCGCCCAGGTCGGCGCCGAGAGTGGTTGGCGGACAGCAAACACCAAGTCGATCCAGGCCTCGGCCAAGGATGCCGGCATCAAGCTCAAGTTCTCCGATGCTCAGCAGAAGCAGGAGAACCAGATCAAGGCGATCCGTTCGTACATCCAGCAGAAGGTCGACGTCATCGCGTTCAGCCCCGTCGTCGAGACCGGCTGGGACACGGTTCTGCAGGAGGCCAAGCGCGCCAAGATCCCCGTGATCCTGACCGACCGCGCCGTCGACTCGAAGGACAAGTCGCTCTACAAGACGTTCCTCGGCTCCGACTTCGTGCTCGAGGGCAACAAGGCCGGCCAGTGGGTCGTCGACAACGCCGCGACCAACGACGTCAACAAGGACGGCAAGATCAACGTCGTCGAGATCCAGGGCACGACCGGCGCCGCTCCGGCGATCGATCGCAAGAAGGGCTTCGAGGACAAGATCAAGGCCGACCCGAAGATCAAGATCGTCGCGTCGCAGACGGGTGACTTCACCCGCGACGGCGGCAAGAAGACGATGGAGGCGTTCCTGAAGTCGCAGAAGGACATCGACGTCGTCTTCGCCCACAACGACGACGAGGGACTCGGCGCGATCGAGGCCATCGAGGCAGCCGGCAAGAAGCCCGGCGTCGACATCAAGATCGTCACGATCGACGCGGTCAAGGACGGCATGACGGCGCTGTCCGAGGGCAAGATCAACTACATCGTCGAGTGCAACCCGCTCCTCGGCCCGCAGCTGATGGACCTGGCCAAGAAGGTCGTCGCAGGCGAGGACGTCCCGGCGCGTGTCGAGACGAAGGAAGGCGA
- a CDS encoding amidohydrolase, with protein sequence MTELLLTNAHVYGDGAWQPGVDAIAVRDGVIVGLGSVAGLEGLVPSAEVVDLEGGWVLPGFQDAHVHPVQAGLEMNACNLAEGHDLDDYVATIAAYALAHPRAGWIVGGGWSMDVFPGGVPTAAVLDRIVSDRPVFLPNRDHHSAWVNSAALELAGITAATPDPADGRIERDDRGQPTGALHEGAMELVRHLVPRPTDDDIADALQTAQAHLHSLGITGWQDALVGEGLGMPDALDTYLAAQRGGTLTAAVVGALWWDRDRGEEQIAELVERRERAAAAGFDAGSVKIMQDGVCETFTAAVVEPYLDHHGHATDNHGLSFIEAADLARYVQLLDAADFQVHIHALGDRAVRDSLDAIEHAVAVNGRRGNRHHLAHVQIVRPDDVSRFAELEVTANAQPLWACLDDQMADLTLPFLSATAREQQYVFRSLVDAGARLAFGSDWPVSSPNPLLGIHVAVNRVAAGSDAEPLLARERLTVVEAIEAYTRGSAWVSRRDLATGSLAVGKAADLAVLDADVLSIDSARIGAVRVTRTYARGRLVHLL encoded by the coding sequence ATGACGGAGCTGCTGCTGACCAACGCCCACGTGTACGGCGACGGGGCGTGGCAACCCGGCGTCGACGCGATCGCCGTGCGTGACGGTGTCATCGTCGGCCTCGGATCCGTCGCCGGTCTCGAGGGTCTCGTGCCATCGGCGGAGGTGGTCGATCTCGAGGGCGGCTGGGTGCTGCCGGGGTTCCAGGACGCGCACGTCCACCCCGTGCAGGCCGGCCTCGAGATGAACGCCTGCAACCTCGCCGAGGGGCACGACCTGGACGACTACGTCGCCACCATCGCGGCGTACGCGCTGGCGCATCCCCGGGCCGGGTGGATCGTCGGTGGCGGCTGGTCGATGGACGTCTTCCCGGGCGGCGTCCCCACGGCGGCGGTGCTCGACCGCATCGTGTCGGACCGGCCCGTCTTCCTGCCCAACCGCGACCACCACAGCGCCTGGGTCAACTCCGCGGCTCTCGAGCTGGCCGGCATCACCGCTGCGACACCGGATCCCGCCGACGGCCGCATCGAGCGTGACGACCGCGGGCAGCCGACCGGGGCGCTCCACGAAGGTGCGATGGAGCTCGTACGCCACCTCGTCCCGCGCCCTACCGACGACGACATCGCCGACGCGCTACAGACGGCTCAGGCCCACCTGCACTCGCTGGGCATCACCGGGTGGCAGGACGCCCTCGTCGGCGAGGGGCTCGGCATGCCGGACGCGCTCGACACCTACCTCGCGGCGCAGCGCGGTGGCACGCTGACGGCCGCGGTCGTGGGCGCGCTCTGGTGGGACCGTGACCGTGGCGAGGAGCAGATCGCCGAGCTCGTCGAGCGCCGCGAGCGGGCGGCCGCGGCGGGGTTCGACGCCGGCTCCGTCAAGATCATGCAGGACGGCGTCTGCGAGACGTTCACGGCGGCCGTGGTCGAGCCCTACCTCGATCATCACGGCCACGCGACGGACAACCACGGCCTGTCGTTCATCGAGGCCGCCGACCTCGCCCGCTACGTCCAGCTGCTCGACGCCGCGGACTTCCAGGTGCACATCCACGCCCTCGGCGACCGGGCCGTGCGCGACAGCCTCGACGCGATCGAGCACGCTGTCGCCGTCAACGGCCGGCGTGGCAACCGGCACCACCTCGCGCACGTCCAGATCGTGCGGCCCGACGACGTGTCGCGGTTCGCGGAGCTCGAGGTCACGGCCAACGCCCAGCCGCTGTGGGCGTGCCTCGACGACCAGATGGCCGACCTGACCCTGCCGTTCCTGAGCGCGACGGCTCGTGAGCAGCAGTACGTCTTCCGGTCCCTGGTCGATGCCGGCGCCCGCCTCGCGTTCGGCAGCGACTGGCCGGTGTCGTCGCCCAACCCTCTGCTCGGCATCCACGTCGCCGTCAACCGGGTGGCAGCCGGCTCCGACGCCGAGCCGTTGCTGGCCCGTGAGCGCCTTACGGTGGTCGAGGCGATCGAGGCCTACACCCGGGGCAGTGCGTGGGTGAGTCGGCGCGATCTGGCGACCGGCAGCCTCGCGGTCGGCAAGGCCGCCGATCTCGCGGTCCTCGACGCGGATGTCCTCTCGATCGATTCGGCGAGGATCGGGGCCGTCCGGGTCACCCGCACGTACGCACGCGGGCGGCTCGTACATCTGTTGTGA